The following DNA comes from Alosa alosa isolate M-15738 ecotype Scorff River chromosome 13, AALO_Geno_1.1, whole genome shotgun sequence.
tgtttgttttggttggcCTGCTCCTAAGGATTGCATAATGATGTAGAATCACATTATTTTTGAGATATTACATTTGCCAATTAAGACCTTTTTTGGTCTATGAATTCTCTTCAACAAAAGTACAGTAAAATATTTCCCCATATCTTTTCAATGCTTTCACATGTTTTACATTAGTTGTAGCCTTTTGTAGATGTCAGCTGTCGCTATGTACAGAATGTGTCTTATTGTGTGTTTACCATTTATTTTTTAGTAATGCTATATTTCTTTGCCATATTTTTTCAAGTAATGTAGCTTAGCATGACAAAAAATTAAATTTGCAAATATAATATAAGTTTACTAATCTACTCCTTCATTTTGTACACCTCTCCATAGTAGTTTAGTTCCAGCATATGTTGAGTCTGTTTCAGCGTCAGTTTGATATTGTATTGTTTGAATAACAAATCTCACGACACTGTATAAAGCTGgggaaataaaaacaacatgaaAACTGTGAAACATTTATGGATCtgtttgatgacaataaattgTACTGTCTTATAACTTAGTGTTTACAGTGTTCTTACTTGTTAAAAGGCTATGCAAAGATGCATGCGTTGACATGTGGACTTGTCATCACCAAAAGAAAAATCAGTGTGGAccagacataaaaaaaaaacattcagataaAGAAAGATAATGCTTGTCACATGGGGTTGTCAAATCAGTGTCAGAATaatagactgtataaataaggccagaataaagtaggcctacatgttgaaATCATGGATAAAAAAGAAAGTTCAAGAAAGATTAAttcataatattattatttgcctACTGTCCCCCCACCAGTGTCTCTCATGCCCTCCTTCTCCAATAGGGTAGAACCTATGGAGAAGGAGGGCATGTGTGTTCACTTCGTGctttgtgtgttcactaattcacggatggggtaaatgcagagaccaactTCCTTGTACAGCTTACGCAagtacttggcctagaaacctgatttacatttacattagaACCATAGAGACAGTAAACAATCCCAAAGTCCTTTTATGTttggcaagtccctccactccaCAACGcactttgggcacttatcgggcatttATTTCAGgcagaactgcgcgtgcgcaaagtgtcacgacaccaacctcgcCAGCTGCGCAGTAGCTccgagatcacaacacacgactggcacgatgtatttacaacatagacaactgccataggctatttgcctTACGAACTAacaccatacatttctatgCGAGATTCTTTGTgtgctgtctcctcattagaaagtctatgTCTACATGCCTTGAAATAAAATCACcacaaatgcagattccacaCCTCCCAATTGCTATTTTGTAGCCTATATATAATtgcattcatgtttgtgtgGTTTAGCTTATAACTAGGCTATGCCAAGGGCTGTGTAGGCCAAATATAAATATTGAACTATGCCAGAgaatgtctcctcattagaaagtctctgactacATCCCGGCCCATGCCTTAAATAAAATCACCACAAATTCAGATTCAACATTTTAACAATTTTGCAGATTCCACATTTTAACAATCACCTCACAATTGCTATTTTGTTGCATTCATGCTTTACTGGGAAATCGGCAATCAGTTGTCTTTTCCCATCATGCCCCTTTACCGATGACGTATATTTATTGCGACTCGACGACGCATGAACGTCTTGAATTGTGAATTCAACATTGCTGGAAACTACAGACAAGACGCTTGAGACTTCTCAGTTATTCTTATACGTACCACTCTTGGAGTAGTTCTTATAGTTTTACTGGAGATAAGCTAAAAAGGTACGGTTTCATTTTCGTGCAATACGTTTTAAGCTAGCTAACGTCACTAAACCTGTTCGCTAACGTTaactgtgctgtgtatgtatgatATGATTGAAATAAAACGAGCACCTGGTTTACATCTAGCTCATTTTTCGTTTCTCATgtgtatttcaattaataatGTATGTCAGTTATATGAGTATATGACCGCCTGTTCGATAACGCCACATAAATCATTATATCATATTAAGAGGTAGGTTATTTATAGTTGATTATTTGGGTTAGGCTACATAGTCGAATACAGGTTTGGCACAGATGTGCCGTATTAATAGTTTTCTAGAAGACATTTGTGATGGACATGCACAGAGCGTATGTACGTCAATTGCTACATAAGTGTACTCTTCGTTTGCAGATGTCTCTGGCTGACGAACTGCTCGCTGACTTGGAAGAGGCCGGTGACGAGGGAGAGGATGGACTGTATCCTGGCGAGGAAGGTGGAGGAAGCGACGGAGAGGTCGAAGAGAGTGTGGTTGCAGCCGGCCTAGAGGATATCCCcgaggagatggagctggattaCAGTGGGGCGGAAAGTGTCACATCTATTGCAAAATTACGCCACAGCAAACCTGTGAGTTTGTTTACGTATTTTCGTACAATTACCTATTAAAATCGATCACATGTGACTGGTCTGTCAGACAGCTGAACTCCTTTATGCATTTTACCCAGTTTTCAGAAATCACGGAGAAAATTGCAGAATATGTTGCCAAACAGCAACAGACCAAAGAAGGTTGGTAGTCGTTTTTTTTATCTGCCTTGTTATAGAGATCTTTCAGCACGGTTATCCTTTTAATGTTTTTTCAATTTATGATTCAATTATTTCCCCATTCACAGTGTCTGGACCTGTTGAGTCAGACCCGGAGTACAAGCTGATCGTTGCTGCCAACAACCTGACCGTGGAAATTGACAATGAACTGAGTGAGTTCCTGTAGTTTGTCTTAGCTAAGAAAAATAAGATGGCATGTGGGATTCCTGCCATCATAAGCTTTCTCTGGAGTGGATCTAGTGCAGGGTTGAATGTGTTCTGCTGTCAGCTGGTGTTAGAAATGTGGAGGGGAACATCAGAACATCCTGCTTCATTTTTCAACATACGGTAGGTTAATGCCCTTGTTGTTTTCTGACATATACTCAtataccctctctctcacacagatatCATTCATAAATTTGTGCGCGACAAGTACTCCAAGCGATTCCCGGAGCTTGAATCTCTGGTCCCAAACGCACTGGACTATATCAGGACTGTTAAGGTGAGACACTTCTACAAACAGCAGAGATAATATGACTGTTCTGAAACAGTCACTTGGCAAAAACTGACTTCATCTGTATGGGATGACTTTAGTACCATAGAACATGTACAGGACAGGTACAGTAGTCTGTGGTTCTGCAGCAAGGTTATTAATATTGTAGTTCAGCGGGCAATCAAATGACACCCCTTGTCCAGTGAGTCAAGAGCAGTATTGTTACCATGTATGTTTTGGTCCaagctgttttgtttgtttcccgGTTACAGAGCCAGGCTtgtacgaacacacacacttttaagaGACCACATCTAGAATGGACAGCTAGAGACTGTGAGAAGCAATCAGATGAATTGGACAAAAGTATACTGGATTAGAATTGTGGCCTGTACATTTAGTGAGAGGCAAGATTCATTTATGTAGTGGACTCATGTCTGAAGTGGTATCAGGGATGACCATAGGTGATATCACTGACATTGATGCATCATCATGGCTGACCATGGCCCTCTCTGCTTGTCCTCAGGAACTGGGCAACAACCTGGACAAGTGCAAGAACAATGAGAACCTCCAGCAGATCCTCACCAACGCCACCATCATGGTGGTCAGTGTCACAGCCTCCACCACTCAGGGGTAAGCACAGCAGAGAGCCACTACTCACAGGCCAGGGCGGATCGGGGTATCAGGGTTTACATCACACATGGGGATAAAAGTAAAAGATTCGAGTCCGGCAGAGGGTTTACCTCACATGATTAGGAATACTTTGGTATACTCAGGCAGTGGACGCAAATGTACAACTTTCATTATCATGGATAATCTCCCCAGAAGGCAGATAGCTCTGACCCAGATCCGGTGCTTATCTGGCCGGGGGGCGGGAGGGGGTTCCTCCGTGATTGAGAAGTGTCTGAGGGCTCTGGCACTCAGTGTGCCCCAGTTTCATTcccagtgctgtgtgtatgtgtggctgttgtttatttttaagtCTGAATCCCAGGCTAAAAAACTTGACTGCTGTTCCCTAGGGTGATGCTGGGAGACGATGAGCTCCAGCGATTGGAGGAGGCCTGCGACATGGCTCTGGAGCTGAACCAATCAAAGCACAGAATCTATGAGTACGTGGAATCCAGGATGTCGTTCATTGCCCCAAATCTGTCCATCATAGTTGGGGCGTCGACCGCAGCTAAACTTATGGGTGAGTTGagtgctgctgtcctgagactTAAAGGGAGATGTACATATAAgtatttggtctctgcatttatcccaatccgtgaattagtgaaacacactcagcacacagtgaggtgaagcacacactaatcccggtgcagtgagctgcctgcaacaacagcggcgctcggggagcagtgaggggttaggtgccttgcttaagggcacttcagccatgcctactggtcggggtttgaactggcaaccctccagttacaagtccgaagcgctaaccagtaggccacagctgccccctgtACAGTGTATCATCAAGGGTGTGTAGAGGCCACTTAACCTGTCAGCCTGTATttttacacagacaaacacaggattgcacacaatctcacaagaaatctctctctctctctctctctgtctctctgcctctctctctgtctctttccctctcactcactcaatcacactctctcgctctctccctctccctccttttccagGTGTTGCTGGTGGCCTGACTAACCTCTCCAAGATGCCGGCATGTAACCTGATGCTGTTGGGGGCCCAGCG
Coding sequences within:
- the prpf31 gene encoding U4/U6 small nuclear ribonucleoprotein Prp31 → MSLADELLADLEEAGDEGEDGLYPGEEGGGSDGEVEESVVAAGLEDIPEEMELDYSGAESVTSIAKLRHSKPFSEITEKIAEYVAKQQQTKEVSGPVESDPEYKLIVAANNLTVEIDNELNIIHKFVRDKYSKRFPELESLVPNALDYIRTVKELGNNLDKCKNNENLQQILTNATIMVVSVTASTTQGVMLGDDELQRLEEACDMALELNQSKHRIYEYVESRMSFIAPNLSIIVGASTAAKLMGVAGGLTNLSKMPACNLMLLGAQRKTLSGFSSTSLLPHTGYIYHCDVVQTLPPDLRRKAARLVSAKCTLAARVDSFHESAVGKVGYDLKEEIERKFDKWQEPPPVKQVKPLPAPLDGQRKKRGGRRYRKMKERLGLTEIRKNANRMTFAEIEDDAYQEDLGFSLGQLGKSGSGRVRAAQVNDATKARISKSLQRTLQKQSMVYGGKSTVRDRSSGISSSVAFTPLQGLEIVNPQAAEKKVAEANQKYFSNMAEFVKVKKEGESSVKP